The following proteins come from a genomic window of Gammaproteobacteria bacterium:
- the glmM gene encoding phosphoglucosamine mutase: MPIVLPPDLMVSVSGFRGRAGDPLTPELVTALAAAYGAFLRTEGGERSVMLGRDSRTSGPMLAAAAGAGLASVGCDVVDIGIVPTPTLMMAVRDAGAAGGIAVTASHNRAEWNALKFATAEGVFLDAPGMARFRELLAEEIPRAPWDRVGEVTRDEGAAERHLQAVLDLPFVEVAALRARGFSVALDCVHGAGGAVMPELLERLGCRVHGIGLEMDGRFPRDPEPTAENLGALGALVRDTGADLGMAVDPDVDRLSLVDETGAPVGEDFTLALAAAAVTRRRPGLVVTNLSTSQVVEDAAAAAGAKTLRAPVGEINVVRRMLAEGAVVGGEGNGGVVVPALHHTRDALVGAALVLQHLRDERLSLAAAIARYPAYRIVKHKVAFPREALEAAYARLRQRWPGADRDRTDGLRLTWPDRREWLHVRPSGTEPVVRLIAEARAGPRARALVEEARGELSRLARSHRDARAVASR, encoded by the coding sequence ATGCCAATCGTTCTTCCGCCCGATCTCATGGTGAGCGTCTCGGGTTTCCGGGGCCGGGCGGGAGATCCGCTCACGCCCGAACTGGTCACGGCGCTTGCCGCGGCGTACGGCGCATTCCTGCGCACCGAGGGCGGCGAGCGTTCCGTGATGCTGGGACGCGACTCGCGGACTTCCGGGCCCATGCTCGCGGCGGCCGCCGGAGCCGGACTGGCGTCGGTGGGGTGCGACGTGGTCGACATCGGCATCGTCCCCACCCCGACGCTCATGATGGCGGTTCGCGACGCCGGGGCGGCAGGCGGGATCGCGGTCACGGCAAGCCACAACCGGGCGGAGTGGAACGCCCTCAAGTTCGCTACCGCCGAGGGAGTGTTCTTGGACGCACCCGGGATGGCCCGATTTCGCGAGCTGCTCGCGGAGGAGATTCCGCGCGCGCCGTGGGATCGGGTCGGTGAGGTGACGCGGGACGAGGGGGCGGCGGAGCGGCATCTGCAGGCGGTGCTGGACCTGCCCTTCGTGGAGGTTGCCGCGTTGCGCGCACGGGGTTTCTCCGTGGCGCTCGACTGCGTTCACGGGGCGGGGGGTGCGGTCATGCCGGAGCTGCTGGAGCGGCTGGGGTGCCGGGTGCACGGCATCGGGTTGGAGATGGACGGGCGCTTTCCGCGCGATCCCGAGCCCACGGCGGAGAACCTGGGGGCTCTGGGCGCGCTCGTGCGGGACACCGGCGCCGACCTGGGGATGGCGGTGGACCCCGACGTTGACCGCCTGTCCCTGGTGGACGAGACCGGTGCCCCCGTGGGCGAGGACTTCACCCTGGCTCTGGCGGCCGCGGCCGTGACCCGTCGGCGTCCGGGCCTCGTGGTGACCAACCTCTCCACCAGCCAGGTGGTCGAGGATGCCGCGGCCGCGGCCGGGGCGAAGACACTGCGCGCGCCCGTGGGCGAGATCAACGTTGTGCGCCGCATGCTGGCGGAGGGAGCCGTGGTGGGCGGGGAAGGGAACGGCGGCGTGGTCGTGCCCGCGCTGCACCACACGCGGGATGCGCTGGTCGGCGCCGCGCTCGTGCTTCAGCATCTGCGCGACGAACGGCTCTCGCTGGCCGCCGCCATCGCCCGCTATCCGGCCTACCGCATCGTGAAGCACAAGGTCGCCTTTCCCAGGGAGGCGCTGGAGGCCGCGTACGCCCGCCTGCGGCAACGCTGGCCCGGCGCCGACCGGGACCGCACCGACGGGCTGCGGCTCACCTGGCCGGACCGCCGCGAGTGGCTGCACGTGCGGCCCTCCGGAACGGAGCCGGTGGTGCGGCTGATCGCGGAAGCGCGGGCGGGGCCGCGGGCGAGGGCGCTCGTGGAGGAGGCGCGCGGCGAGCTTTCCCGGCTGGCGCGTTCCCACCGGGATGCGCGCGCGGTAGCTTCCCGGTGA
- the glmS gene encoding glutamine--fructose-6-phosphate transaminase (isomerizing) has translation MCGIVGYVGPGDATPVLLEGLRRLEYRGYDSAGLAVINGDARLSVVKRAGKLGQVEAAIGRDTLGGSCGIAHTRWATHGAPTERNAHPHVSQDGGVALVHNGIIENAGLLRRRLEARGYRFRSDTDTEVVVHLVDFFLREGSPLEEALALALERVEGTYGIAAISAHEPDKLVAARQGSPLLLGVGASGQYLVGSDAAAVVAQTRDVVYLADGDYAKLERTGYRIYHMGRGTVRRSVHQVTWDLSAIERGGFEHFMLKEIFEQPRSLRDVLRGRLLEADGMARLGGIERHREELLSLDRVVMTACGTSWHAALIGEYMLEDLARIPVEVEYASEFRYKNPVLDERTLVVAISQSGETADTLAALREARRRGARTMGIVNVVGSSIARETAFGCHLHAGPEVGVASTKAFTSQLMVLALFALWMGRHRQISLLGGRRVVQAMQALPGQVEEVLKLNDSILELARTYKDAPNFLYLGRGYQFPVALEGALKLKEVSYIHAEGYPAAEMKHGPIALIDEAMPVVILAPSDPVYPKVVSNIEEVKARSARVIAVVSEGNSELEDKVDHVIRVPDTLPFLRPVLTTVPLQLLAYHIAVLRGCDVDQPRNLAKSVTVE, from the coding sequence ATGTGTGGCATAGTGGGATACGTGGGTCCCGGTGACGCGACCCCCGTGCTGCTCGAAGGCCTCCGCCGCCTCGAGTACCGCGGATACGACTCGGCCGGTCTCGCAGTGATCAACGGTGACGCCCGGCTGAGCGTGGTGAAGCGGGCTGGCAAGCTGGGGCAGGTGGAAGCGGCCATCGGCCGCGACACGCTGGGGGGGAGCTGCGGCATCGCCCATACGCGCTGGGCCACCCACGGGGCCCCGACCGAGCGCAACGCCCATCCTCATGTCAGTCAGGACGGTGGCGTGGCGCTCGTCCACAACGGCATCATCGAAAACGCAGGCCTGCTCAGGCGACGGCTAGAGGCGCGAGGGTACCGCTTCCGGAGCGATACCGACACCGAAGTCGTGGTGCACCTGGTCGACTTCTTCCTCAGAGAGGGATCTCCGCTGGAGGAAGCCCTGGCGCTTGCGCTGGAACGGGTCGAGGGCACCTACGGCATCGCGGCGATCTCCGCGCACGAGCCGGACAAGCTGGTCGCGGCGCGCCAGGGGAGCCCGCTCCTGCTCGGCGTGGGAGCTTCGGGCCAGTACCTGGTGGGCTCCGACGCGGCCGCCGTGGTGGCCCAGACGCGCGACGTCGTCTACCTCGCGGACGGGGACTACGCAAAGCTCGAGCGCACCGGCTACCGGATCTACCATATGGGACGGGGGACGGTGCGCCGCTCCGTGCATCAGGTGACGTGGGACCTGTCCGCCATCGAGCGCGGCGGCTTCGAGCACTTCATGCTGAAGGAGATCTTCGAGCAGCCGCGCAGTCTGCGCGACGTGCTTCGGGGGCGGCTGCTGGAGGCCGACGGAATGGCTCGCCTGGGCGGGATCGAGCGGCACCGGGAGGAGTTGCTCTCGCTGGATCGCGTGGTGATGACGGCGTGCGGAACCAGTTGGCACGCCGCGCTGATCGGCGAGTACATGCTCGAGGATCTCGCGCGCATACCCGTCGAAGTCGAGTACGCGTCGGAGTTCCGCTACAAGAACCCGGTTCTGGACGAGCGCACCCTGGTGGTCGCGATCAGCCAGTCCGGAGAGACCGCCGACACGCTGGCCGCGTTGCGCGAGGCTCGCCGCAGGGGAGCCCGCACCATGGGCATCGTCAACGTGGTGGGCTCGTCCATCGCGCGCGAGACCGCCTTCGGCTGCCACCTGCACGCCGGACCCGAGGTGGGGGTGGCGTCCACCAAGGCCTTCACCAGCCAGCTCATGGTGCTTGCGCTGTTTGCCCTGTGGATGGGACGGCACCGGCAGATCTCGCTGCTGGGCGGGCGCCGCGTCGTCCAGGCCATGCAGGCCCTTCCGGGACAGGTGGAGGAGGTCCTGAAGTTGAACGATTCCATTCTGGAGCTGGCGCGCACCTACAAGGACGCGCCCAACTTCCTCTATCTGGGCCGCGGCTACCAGTTTCCGGTGGCGCTGGAGGGGGCGCTCAAGCTCAAGGAAGTGAGCTACATCCACGCCGAAGGCTATCCCGCGGCCGAGATGAAGCATGGGCCGATCGCGCTGATCGACGAGGCCATGCCGGTCGTGATCTTGGCTCCGAGCGACCCCGTCTACCCGAAGGTCGTCTCCAACATCGAGGAAGTAAAGGCGAGGAGCGCGCGCGTGATCGCCGTCGTCAGCGAGGGCAACTCGGAGCTCGAGGACAAGGTGGATCACGTCATCCGGGTGCCGGACACGCTGCCCTTCCTGCGCCCCGTGCTCACGACGGTGCCGCTTCAACTGCTCGCCTACCACATCGCCGTCCTGCGGGGCTGCGACGTGGACCAGCCCCGCAACCTGGCCAAGTCGGTCACGGTCGAGTGA
- the glpK gene encoding glycerol kinase GlpK: MSRQPAVLALDQGTTGSTALVVAGDGRILGRGYSEFTQHFPRPGRVEHDAEEIWRVTRGVARAALDDAGGQVRLEAIGIANQRETVVLWDRASLEPVCRAIVWQDRRTASICAELRRGGHESEVRRRTGLVLDPYFSGTKLTWLFRERPELRAAAEAGDLAAGTIDAWLVARLTGGSVHATDHTNASRTLLYDLHRKAWDPSLADLLEVPAGILPEVRSSSGDFGIARGEHLGREVPVAGVVGDQQAALFGQGCVRAGRAKVTYGTGAFLLLHTGQEVVTSENGLLTTLACDARGGPAYALEGSIFSAGASVQWLRDGLGILDHAAESEERAREVADNAGVYFVPAFVGLGAPHWIPEARGTVVGITRGTTASHLARAALESMAYGTADVIRAMEEDAGLATGELRADGGAARNRWLMQFQADVLGVPVRRAPRVETTALGAAGLAGIAAGIWPDGEAFAESSGDPEIYSPGMGSEERDALVAGWERAVAAARSWAREGDPPGQV, from the coding sequence GTGAGCAGGCAACCCGCAGTGCTCGCCCTCGACCAGGGCACGACCGGCTCCACCGCCTTGGTGGTGGCGGGCGACGGACGGATTCTGGGACGCGGCTACTCGGAGTTCACCCAGCACTTTCCCCGGCCGGGCCGGGTCGAGCACGACGCCGAGGAGATCTGGCGGGTGACCCGGGGGGTCGCGCGCGCGGCGCTGGACGACGCCGGGGGACAGGTGCGGCTCGAGGCCATCGGCATCGCGAACCAGCGCGAGACGGTGGTGCTGTGGGACCGCGCCTCGCTGGAGCCGGTGTGCCGGGCCATCGTCTGGCAGGACCGCCGCACGGCGTCGATCTGCGCGGAACTGCGCCGCGGCGGCCACGAGTCCGAGGTGCGCCGGCGGACGGGGCTGGTTCTGGATCCCTACTTCTCGGGAACCAAGCTGACCTGGCTCTTCCGCGAGCGCCCGGAGCTGCGCGCGGCGGCGGAAGCCGGCGACCTGGCTGCGGGTACCATCGACGCCTGGCTGGTGGCCCGCCTGACGGGCGGTTCGGTGCACGCCACCGACCACACCAACGCCTCGCGCACCCTCCTCTACGACCTGCACCGCAAGGCCTGGGACCCGTCGCTCGCCGATCTGCTCGAGGTCCCGGCGGGCATCCTGCCCGAGGTGCGCTCCAGCTCGGGCGACTTCGGGATCGCGCGCGGCGAGCACCTGGGGAGGGAGGTTCCGGTTGCGGGCGTGGTCGGGGACCAGCAGGCCGCCCTCTTCGGACAGGGCTGCGTCCGGGCGGGCCGGGCCAAGGTGACGTACGGCACCGGGGCGTTCCTGCTGCTGCATACCGGCCAGGAGGTGGTGACCTCGGAGAACGGGCTTCTCACCACGCTGGCCTGCGACGCGCGCGGCGGCCCGGCGTACGCCCTGGAGGGCTCGATCTTCTCGGCGGGCGCGTCCGTGCAGTGGCTGCGCGACGGCCTGGGCATCCTCGACCACGCCGCCGAATCGGAGGAGCGCGCCCGCGAGGTGGCGGACAACGCCGGAGTCTACTTCGTGCCCGCGTTCGTGGGGCTGGGCGCGCCCCACTGGATCCCCGAGGCGCGCGGCACGGTGGTGGGCATTACGCGCGGCACGACCGCGTCGCACCTGGCGCGCGCGGCGCTCGAGTCGATGGCGTACGGCACGGCCGACGTCATCCGCGCCATGGAAGAGGACGCCGGGCTGGCCACCGGGGAACTGCGTGCCGACGGCGGGGCCGCCCGCAACCGCTGGCTGATGCAGTTCCAGGCGGACGTGCTGGGCGTGCCCGTGCGCCGCGCCCCCCGGGTGGAGACCACCGCGCTGGGAGCCGCCGGGCTGGCGGGAATCGCAGCCGGGATCTGGCCGGACGGCGAGGCGTTTGCGGAGTCCTCCGGAGATCCCGAGATCTACTCGCCCGGGATGGGCTCCGAGGAACGCGACGCGCTCGTCGCCGGGTGGGAGAGGGCGGTTGCGGCTGCACGCAGCTGGGCCCGCGAGGGAGACCCACCCGGTCAGGTTTGA
- a CDS encoding heme lyase CcmF/NrfE family subunit, whose product MILLGEFALWVALPVSIWGIVLAFVGGHRKRGDLVLSAERSVYAVFFLLCLTSLGIILAFVGEHYEYRYVWGYSSRELETYFKVTGLWAGQRGSLVFWVLLLALFSSIAVFQNRRRNREFMPSVVGVLLTITAFFLGVLLFADVNPFERLPFTPANGQGLNPQLQNYWMTIHPPTLYLGFTSFSVPFAFGVAALITGKTDSRWLVVTRRWTLLSWFFLTNGIIFGMRWAYEELGWGGYWFWDPVENASLLPWLTATAFLHSVMIQEHRGMLKMWNLSLVSLTFLLTIFATFLTRSGLIESVHSFAQNTRIAYIFLGFLGVATMACLLLILWRKDDLRAERTIESFLSRESAFLMNNLILLGSAFAVLWGTLFPLISEGFAGTKVAVGPAFFNRVNIPIGLVLLALTGIGPVIAWRKATRRNLKRNFVSPLLMAAAVVAGLMIAGMRGFYALATFAICGFVLTILVNEFWKGTRARARIEGEGLGRAFLHLIARNRRRWGGYIVHVGIVLMFAGFAGASFHTEIDRSVEPGDQIRAASPYGHEYVLTYQGLSSSRTPNMWQWVALMDVSRDGRRLGTITAEQRIYSTADQPIREVGIRSTPLEDVYVILAGVEDFEGAVLNESSAQGAVFQVLVRPLVGWIWYGGLVITLGSLIALWPGAGGPARRKVQATPASARLAKV is encoded by the coding sequence ATGATCCTGCTCGGGGAGTTCGCCCTCTGGGTGGCTCTGCCGGTTTCGATCTGGGGCATCGTGCTCGCCTTCGTGGGCGGGCACCGGAAGCGCGGCGACCTGGTCCTCTCGGCCGAACGGTCGGTCTACGCCGTCTTCTTCCTGCTCTGCCTCACCTCGCTGGGCATCATCCTGGCGTTTGTCGGAGAGCACTACGAGTACCGGTACGTGTGGGGGTACTCGAGCCGGGAGCTGGAAACCTACTTCAAGGTGACCGGGCTCTGGGCGGGCCAGCGGGGATCGCTGGTCTTCTGGGTGCTGCTGCTCGCGCTCTTCTCGAGCATCGCGGTCTTCCAGAACCGCCGCAGGAACCGCGAGTTCATGCCCTCGGTGGTGGGCGTCCTGCTCACGATCACGGCGTTCTTCCTCGGCGTGCTCCTCTTCGCCGACGTGAACCCCTTCGAGAGACTGCCGTTCACGCCCGCCAACGGGCAAGGGCTGAATCCACAGCTTCAGAACTACTGGATGACCATTCATCCCCCCACGCTCTATCTGGGGTTCACCTCCTTCTCGGTGCCCTTCGCCTTCGGCGTCGCCGCTCTGATCACCGGCAAGACCGACTCGCGCTGGCTGGTGGTGACCCGGCGCTGGACCCTGCTGAGCTGGTTCTTCCTGACCAACGGCATCATCTTCGGCATGCGCTGGGCCTACGAGGAGCTGGGCTGGGGCGGATACTGGTTCTGGGATCCGGTCGAGAACGCATCCCTGCTTCCCTGGCTCACCGCGACGGCATTCCTCCACTCCGTGATGATCCAGGAGCACCGGGGAATGCTGAAGATGTGGAACCTGTCGCTGGTTTCGCTGACCTTCCTGCTCACCATCTTCGCGACCTTCCTGACGCGTTCCGGGCTCATCGAGTCGGTTCACTCCTTCGCCCAGAACACGCGCATCGCCTACATCTTCCTCGGCTTTCTGGGCGTCGCCACGATGGCGTGCCTGCTCCTCATCCTGTGGCGCAAGGACGATCTGCGCGCGGAACGCACCATCGAGTCGTTCCTTTCGCGCGAATCCGCCTTCCTGATGAACAACCTGATCCTGCTGGGGTCGGCGTTCGCGGTGCTCTGGGGCACGCTCTTTCCGCTGATCTCGGAGGGGTTCGCGGGGACCAAGGTGGCCGTGGGGCCGGCGTTCTTCAACCGCGTCAACATCCCGATCGGGCTGGTGCTGCTGGCGCTGACCGGGATCGGGCCGGTCATCGCCTGGCGGAAGGCGACGCGCCGGAACCTGAAGCGCAACTTCGTGTCGCCGCTGCTGATGGCGGCAGCCGTCGTCGCCGGGCTCATGATCGCCGGCATGCGCGGGTTCTACGCCCTCGCGACCTTCGCGATCTGCGGCTTCGTGCTCACCATTCTGGTGAACGAGTTCTGGAAGGGCACCCGGGCGCGGGCGCGCATCGAAGGCGAGGGGCTGGGCAGGGCCTTCCTGCACCTGATCGCGCGCAACCGCCGGCGCTGGGGCGGCTACATCGTGCACGTGGGCATTGTGCTCATGTTCGCCGGGTTCGCGGGAGCCTCGTTCCACACCGAGATCGACCGGAGCGTCGAGCCCGGCGACCAGATCCGGGCGGCCTCTCCCTACGGCCACGAGTACGTGCTGACCTACCAGGGCCTTTCGTCGTCCCGCACGCCCAACATGTGGCAGTGGGTGGCGCTCATGGACGTGTCCCGGGACGGCCGCCGGCTCGGCACCATCACCGCCGAGCAGCGCATCTACTCGACCGCGGACCAGCCGATCCGGGAGGTCGGCATCCGCTCGACCCCGCTCGAGGACGTGTACGTCATCCTCGCGGGGGTCGAGGACTTCGAGGGCGCCGTTCTGAACGAGTCTTCGGCCCAGGGCGCGGTCTTCCAGGTGCTGGTGCGGCCCCTGGTGGGCTGGATCTGGTACGGCGGACTGGTCATTACCCTCGGTTCGCTGATCGCCCTCTGGCCCGGCGCGGGCGGACCCGCCCGGCGCAAGGTCCAGGCCACGCCCGCGAGCGCCCGGCTCGCGAAGGTCTGA
- a CDS encoding Maf family protein, translating into MTGGPADGRPPGLVLASRSPRRADLLSMLGIAFEVDPADIPEEVLPGEDPVAHTRRLAEGKARAVAARRPGRLVLGGDTVVVRDGTILGKPRDADDAVAMLLSLAGRAHEVVSALALAEPDGCVHAGVSRTTVWLRSFGEEEARAYVATGEPMDKAGSYAIQGAGAVLVESLEGDYFTVVGLPVPLLVGLLGAAGIPYGFGDRATASAGGVRPGTGVQP; encoded by the coding sequence ATGACCGGCGGGCCGGCGGATGGGCGGCCCCCCGGCCTCGTGCTCGCGTCCCGGTCGCCCCGGCGGGCGGACCTGCTCTCCATGCTGGGCATCGCCTTCGAGGTCGATCCTGCGGACATCCCGGAGGAGGTTCTCCCAGGGGAGGATCCCGTCGCCCATACCCGGCGTCTGGCCGAGGGCAAGGCGCGGGCCGTGGCGGCGCGCCGGCCGGGGAGACTCGTGCTGGGAGGCGACACGGTGGTGGTGCGGGACGGGACCATCCTGGGAAAGCCAAGGGACGCCGATGACGCGGTCGCGATGCTGCTGAGCCTGGCGGGCCGGGCCCACGAGGTGGTCAGCGCGCTGGCGCTGGCGGAGCCCGACGGTTGCGTGCACGCCGGCGTCTCCCGAACCACGGTGTGGCTGCGGTCCTTCGGCGAGGAGGAGGCTCGGGCCTACGTAGCCACCGGGGAACCGATGGACAAGGCGGGGTCCTATGCCATACAGGGCGCCGGCGCGGTGCTGGTGGAGTCGCTGGAGGGCGACTACTTCACGGTGGTGGGGCTGCCCGTGCCGCTGCTCGTGGGCCTGCTGGGCGCCGCCGGCATCCCCTACGGGTTTGGAGACAGGGCAACGGCATCCGCAGGGGGCGTGAGACCGGGAACCGGAGTGCAGCCGTGA
- the dtd gene encoding D-aminoacyl-tRNA deacylase: MRIVLQRVARASVTVDGSVVGRIGGGLLLLVGFTREDRADALEWMANKVLGLRVFNDAQGRMNLSLRDVSGDVLVVSQFTLYGDTRKGRRPSFIRAAGPDVAVPLYEDFVALLREKAPGRVETGVFGAMMDVELVNDGPVTLVLER; the protein is encoded by the coding sequence ATGAGGATCGTCCTCCAGCGCGTGGCGCGCGCCTCGGTGACCGTCGACGGGTCGGTGGTGGGCCGCATCGGCGGCGGGCTCCTGCTGCTCGTCGGGTTTACCCGCGAGGATCGCGCGGACGCCCTCGAGTGGATGGCGAACAAGGTGCTGGGGCTGCGCGTCTTCAACGATGCGCAGGGCAGGATGAACCTGTCGCTCCGGGATGTCTCCGGCGACGTTCTGGTCGTGAGCCAGTTCACGCTGTACGGCGATACCCGCAAGGGACGCCGGCCGAGCTTCATACGGGCCGCGGGGCCCGATGTGGCCGTGCCCCTCTACGAGGACTTCGTTGCGCTCCTGCGGGAGAAGGCTCCGGGCCGGGTCGAGACCGGCGTGTTCGGCGCCATGATGGATGTGGAACTCGTAAACGATGGCCCCGTCACGCTGGTGCTGGAACGATGA
- a CDS encoding cytochrome c maturation protein CcmE — protein sequence MKNSRFYIGLVGVAMVVTFLIWTGFDKAMVYYLTPVELMAKVAEDDTFHDIGVKVSGRVVKGSYQAEGAFEHYFSVVDLARDDASFRVEYRDILPDTFSDETEVVIEGRFRRDGVFEATTVLTKCGSRYEAMPEEMAG from the coding sequence ATGAAGAACAGCCGCTTCTATATCGGTCTGGTCGGCGTCGCGATGGTCGTGACGTTCCTCATCTGGACGGGGTTCGACAAGGCGATGGTCTACTACCTGACCCCGGTCGAACTCATGGCGAAGGTGGCCGAGGACGACACCTTCCACGACATCGGCGTGAAGGTGAGCGGCCGGGTGGTCAAGGGGAGCTATCAGGCCGAGGGCGCATTCGAGCACTACTTCTCGGTGGTGGACCTGGCGCGCGACGACGCCAGCTTCCGGGTGGAGTACCGTGACATCCTCCCAGACACCTTCAGCGACGAGACCGAAGTCGTCATCGAAGGACGCTTCCGGCGCGACGGGGTCTTCGAGGCCACGACCGTGCTGACCAAGTGTGGCAGCCGCTACGAGGCGATGCCGGAAGAGATGGCCGGATGA